In the genome of Marispirochaeta sp., one region contains:
- a CDS encoding aminotransferase class I/II-fold pyridoxal phosphate-dependent enzyme, whose protein sequence is MVRHFTGLSRRNFGVDLGFYPLGSCTMKYNPKINEDIAGLPGFTALHPLVPESAAQGSLELMYRLLENLAEITGMDTGTLQPFAGAQGEYTGMKLFRAWFKQRGETGRTKVLVPDSSHGTNPASAHIAGFEVVEIPSDKDGRISMNALQEHLDETLAGIMLTNPNTLGLFETEILEIAAAVHKAGGLLYYDGANLNAISGQCRPGIWALMLYT, encoded by the coding sequence TACGCCATTTTACCGGCCTTTCCCGGCGCAACTTTGGGGTGGACTTGGGGTTTTATCCCCTCGGCTCCTGCACCATGAAATACAACCCAAAAATTAATGAGGATATCGCAGGACTTCCAGGTTTCACCGCCCTTCATCCTCTGGTTCCCGAGTCTGCCGCTCAGGGCAGTCTGGAACTGATGTACCGGCTGCTCGAAAACCTGGCGGAAATTACCGGCATGGATACCGGTACTCTGCAGCCTTTTGCCGGAGCCCAGGGAGAATATACGGGGATGAAGCTCTTTCGGGCATGGTTTAAGCAGCGGGGAGAAACCGGACGCACCAAGGTGCTGGTCCCGGATTCCTCACATGGAACCAATCCGGCTTCCGCCCACATAGCCGGTTTCGAAGTGGTGGAGATTCCTTCGGACAAAGACGGCCGAATCTCCATGAACGCCCTTCAGGAACACCTGGACGAAACCCTTGCGGGGATCATGCTGACAAATCCCAACACCCTGGGGCTCTTTGAAACGGAGATCCTGGAGATTGCCGCGGCAGTACACAAAGCCGGGGGACTGCTCTACTACGACGGTGCCAATCTGAACGCCATAAGCGGGCAGTGCCGTCCGGGGATATGGGCTTTGATGTTGTACACCTGA